From Dehalococcoidia bacterium:
CCTGCGGGCCACTGGTTCCTAGTCCCAACAAAAACCTGCCGTTAGACAGAGACTGCATCGACATGGCCGTCATGGCAAGGTTCGCTGGAGAGCGGCTGCCGAGTTGGACTATCCCAGTTCCCAATCCAATTTGCGTCGTGCTCGACGACAGGAAGGCCAGGGGAGTGATTGCATCAAATCCCCAGGACTCTCCGGACCAGATCGACACGGCACCGAGTCGTTCGGCCTCGAGAGCGAATGAGACAGCGCTCTCCCAGTCGCCTGGAGCGTCGGTCGTGACGTTGACTGCAATCTTCATGACTGGTTCTCGCTGCTGGGATAGTCCTCGGCCTGCTTGTTCTTCTCTATCTGTCCGGCGTGATCGAGGTCGTGAACCCTCTGGAACAGGTACCAAGCACGGGCGTGCAGTTCGCCGAACATCGGATGGGGGGCAGTTGGCTCGGTTGGCGGCGAAGCAGGGAGCCGTTGAGTCAGCGCCGTCCATGCAATCGAGTCCTCGCGCAGCCGCCTCGTGAGTTCATCGATCGTCTCCGACGTCTCCTCCCGTGGCGGGTCGATTCGCCCTGGGTTGATGGACTCGCCGCGCGATAGAGCTTCGATGGTCTCGGCAACCCTCCCAGAGCTCGTCAGCACGTGGTGAAGCACCTCTGAGATGCTCCACT
This genomic window contains:
- a CDS encoding DinB family protein; this translates as MTTQAEEFRRVHSYLQTQGERYTFSELWSRLIRARITVMDAVEGVTQEQAEFRFDPDEWSISEVLHHVLTSSGRVAETIEALSRGESINPGRIDPPREETSETIDELTRRLREDSIAWTALTQRLPASPPTEPTAPHPMFGELHARAWYLFQRVHDLDHAGQIEKNKQAEDYPSSENQS